In a genomic window of Pedobacter sp. KBS0701:
- a CDS encoding RagB/SusD family nutrient uptake outer membrane protein: protein MKNIIKLLLAALLFSSTSCKKYLDVVPSEYSSENDVYNNINLTEQALARLYNALPNELTSPLTAATDETYHHWFDNGEAVDAYKYNLGAWSTNDNPYGNWSGKYQDIRRANIFIKRIDAVPVPLDRESYYAIWKPRYKAEARFLRAQFYFELFKRYGAVPLITSSNDVDPGNLEDTQVARNSVDEVVNFITSECDEISAALPLTQEAAQTGRITRGAALALKARTLLYAASPLFNGNPIYASIKNKDGKVLFNSSYDKEKWKKAADAAKAVIDLGIYKLYAPFPDNPVQNYAAQFYTRDYTETILQRILSNSTDIDGNYLPNGSPFKGNGKLTPLQQFVDAYEMKNGYPINQTGSGYNTTGVWSGQLWDGLKFQTVSNISNMYKDRDPRFYASIFFQYDVWRFDATKRPVRLAWYGAGNGITDGWATGKSGTNPWGYNVRKFLSPGYDRNANSGTGTRNFPIFRLAEIYLNYAEAMNEYLDAPDPSVYQYLNLVRSRVAMPNLPILPADNTKGGMRNRIQNERRVELAFESHRFWDVRRWLIAKTVDNAPALGLNARPSAAELSSTGLDVSSEAAGVAVFYKTVILQNRVFADKHYLMPIPQSEIDKDPNLVQNYGW, encoded by the coding sequence ATGAAAAACATAATCAAGCTGCTTTTGGCAGCACTACTATTCAGCAGCACGTCCTGTAAAAAATACCTGGACGTTGTTCCCTCCGAATATTCGAGCGAAAATGATGTTTATAACAATATCAATCTGACAGAGCAGGCGTTGGCCCGTCTATACAACGCACTACCGAATGAGCTGACCTCACCCTTAACTGCTGCAACAGATGAAACCTACCACCACTGGTTCGATAATGGAGAGGCGGTAGATGCCTACAAATATAACCTTGGCGCATGGAGCACCAATGATAATCCGTATGGTAACTGGTCTGGCAAATACCAGGATATCCGCAGGGCCAATATCTTTATTAAACGCATAGACGCAGTTCCTGTACCGCTGGATCGGGAAAGTTATTATGCGATTTGGAAACCACGTTACAAAGCTGAGGCCCGTTTTCTTCGCGCTCAATTTTACTTTGAACTTTTTAAACGCTATGGAGCGGTTCCATTAATTACCAGCTCAAACGATGTAGACCCCGGGAACCTGGAAGATACCCAGGTAGCACGTAATTCGGTAGATGAGGTCGTAAATTTTATCACTTCAGAATGTGATGAAATTTCAGCTGCATTGCCACTCACTCAGGAAGCGGCACAAACCGGCCGCATTACCCGGGGCGCGGCACTGGCACTAAAAGCACGGACTTTGCTGTATGCAGCCAGCCCGCTATTTAATGGCAATCCCATTTACGCCAGTATAAAAAACAAAGATGGCAAAGTGCTCTTTAACAGTAGTTATGATAAAGAAAAATGGAAAAAGGCCGCAGACGCAGCAAAAGCGGTTATTGATTTGGGCATTTACAAACTGTATGCGCCTTTTCCAGATAATCCGGTACAAAATTATGCGGCACAGTTTTACACGCGCGATTATACCGAAACCATCCTGCAGCGCATCCTCAGTAATTCTACCGATATTGATGGTAATTATCTGCCCAATGGCTCCCCTTTTAAGGGAAATGGAAAACTTACCCCGTTACAGCAGTTTGTGGATGCTTATGAGATGAAAAATGGTTATCCGATTAACCAAACAGGTTCTGGCTACAATACTACCGGGGTTTGGAGCGGGCAGTTATGGGATGGCCTGAAATTTCAAACGGTAAGTAATATATCCAACATGTACAAAGATCGCGACCCACGGTTTTATGCCAGTATCTTTTTCCAGTACGATGTGTGGCGGTTCGACGCCACCAAGCGCCCGGTAAGACTGGCCTGGTATGGCGCCGGCAACGGCATAACAGATGGTTGGGCAACGGGCAAATCGGGTACAAATCCCTGGGGTTATAATGTCCGCAAGTTTTTGTCGCCCGGTTATGATAGAAATGCCAATTCAGGTACCGGCACGCGTAACTTTCCCATTTTCCGCCTGGCAGAAATATACCTGAACTATGCAGAAGCCATGAATGAATATCTTGATGCACCAGACCCCTCTGTTTATCAATACCTTAATCTGGTACGCAGTCGGGTGGCCATGCCCAACCTGCCCATTCTGCCTGCAGACAATACTAAAGGTGGTATGCGCAACCGGATCCAAAATGAACGCCGGGTAGAACTGGCATTTGAAAGCCACCGGTTCTGGGATGTAAGGCGCTGGCTAATTGCCAAAACAGTAGATAATGCCCCAGCATTAGGACTAAACGCCCGTCCTTCAGCAGCTGAACTGAGCAGTACAGGGCTGGATGTATCCAGCGAGGCGGCGGGGGTGGCTGTATTTTACAAAACCGTTATCTTGCAAAACCGTGTCTTTGCAGATAAACACTACCTGATGCCCATACCACAATCAGAAATTGATAAAGATCCAAACCTGGTTCAAAATTATGGCTGGTAA
- a CDS encoding DUF421 domain-containing protein, with protein sequence MTSFNWKNIFLNDLDFTIALEIGIRTVIMFALVLIFLRSTGKKGVRQLSIFEVAIIIALGSAAGDPMLSGESAIIPSVLVFLVILLIYRIITFFAAKYQKIENILEGVPMYIVEDGRFTMNEQGDANFAQDEFFAEMRAKGIEHVGQVRAALLETNGQVSFLFFDDEEVKPGLPIYPKLYNKKSNVIAEPRLYACTNCAEVLHLTHQQACSRCNREEWVAALSDKRIK encoded by the coding sequence ATGACTTCCTTCAACTGGAAAAACATATTCCTAAACGATCTTGACTTCACCATTGCGTTGGAAATTGGCATCCGTACCGTTATTATGTTTGCCCTGGTACTGATATTCCTGCGGTCTACCGGTAAAAAAGGAGTACGGCAGCTCAGTATCTTCGAGGTGGCCATTATTATTGCACTTGGCAGTGCTGCAGGCGACCCCATGTTGAGTGGTGAATCCGCAATCATTCCATCTGTATTGGTTTTCCTGGTGATTTTACTCATTTATAGGATCATTACCTTTTTTGCCGCTAAATATCAAAAAATTGAGAATATACTGGAGGGTGTACCCATGTATATTGTTGAAGATGGCAGGTTTACCATGAATGAACAAGGGGATGCCAATTTTGCGCAGGATGAATTTTTCGCTGAAATGCGTGCAAAGGGCATTGAACATGTTGGTCAGGTAAGGGCTGCTTTGCTCGAAACCAACGGCCAGGTAAGTTTTCTTTTTTTTGACGATGAAGAGGTAAAACCAGGCTTGCCCATCTACCCAAAACTATATAATAAGAAATCTAATGTAATAGCTGAGCCCAGACTTTATGCATGCACAAACTGTGCAGAAGTTTTACACCTAACGCATCAGCAGGCTTGCAGTCGTTGTAACAGAGAAGAATGGGTAGCCGCACTTAGCGATAAGCGTATTAAATAG
- a CDS encoding SDR family oxidoreductase, with protein MENIALVVGSTGITGSNLAEELIAQNWTTYGLARNPGIPIKGLKTIQADLLNEESLSVALKDVCPTHVLFTTWMRKDNETENIIVNSTMVSNLLNALAPKKSVRHVALVTGLKHYLGPFEAYAKAGIWPETPVREEHPRLTYPNFYYAQEDAVYEAANRDHFTWSIHRPHTVIGYAIGNLMNMGITLAVYASICKETGAKFVWPGSAAQWNGISDVTDAKILAKQLIWASTAENARNQAFNITNGDVFRWKWLWEKIAAYFGIEADGYDGSIRPLEKEMADKEDIWGRMAAQYGLKESNLHRLTSAWHTDLDLGRPLEVMTDMSKSRKYGFTAFESTEDSFVSLFQKLKQKKIIP; from the coding sequence ATGGAAAATATTGCATTGGTTGTGGGTTCAACCGGAATTACAGGAAGCAATCTTGCTGAGGAATTAATCGCACAAAACTGGACTACTTATGGTTTGGCAAGAAACCCCGGCATCCCTATTAAAGGGTTAAAAACTATTCAGGCTGATCTGCTAAATGAAGAAAGTTTATCTGTTGCACTAAAAGATGTTTGTCCTACTCACGTTTTATTTACCACCTGGATGAGGAAAGATAATGAAACAGAAAACATCATTGTTAACAGCACCATGGTAAGCAATCTGCTCAATGCCTTAGCTCCTAAAAAATCAGTTCGCCACGTAGCATTGGTTACCGGTTTAAAACATTATCTGGGCCCTTTTGAAGCCTATGCGAAAGCAGGAATATGGCCTGAAACACCGGTGAGGGAAGAACATCCCAGGTTAACCTACCCCAATTTCTATTATGCTCAGGAAGATGCAGTGTATGAAGCGGCAAACAGGGACCATTTCACCTGGAGCATTCACCGGCCGCATACCGTTATAGGCTATGCCATCGGCAACCTGATGAACATGGGCATTACATTAGCTGTTTACGCAAGTATATGCAAAGAAACAGGTGCAAAATTTGTATGGCCAGGTTCAGCAGCCCAGTGGAATGGGATATCAGATGTGACTGATGCTAAAATATTGGCAAAACAGCTTATCTGGGCCTCTACTGCAGAAAATGCTAGAAATCAGGCGTTCAACATCACCAATGGAGATGTTTTTAGATGGAAATGGTTATGGGAAAAAATAGCAGCTTATTTCGGAATTGAAGCAGATGGTTACGACGGTTCCATCAGGCCGCTGGAAAAAGAAATGGCAGATAAAGAGGATATCTGGGGCCGGATGGCCGCTCAATACGGCCTGAAAGAAAGCAATCTTCACCGGTTGACTTCAGCCTGGCATACCGACCTCGATTTAGGAAGGCCGCTGGAAGTGATGACCGATATGTCTAAAAGCAGAAAATACGGTTTTACTGCTTTTGAAAGCACGGAAGATTCTTTTGTCAGCTTATTCCAGAAATTGAAACAGAAAAAGATCATACCTTAA
- a CDS encoding family 43 glycosylhydrolase, producing the protein MRNRFFILMAAGLPLFTTACQKSSQGDTILTTQGTVVKYFQNPLLNGDHADPFVAQKNGNYYFLSTKGNRVAIAKTTAMSQLAAATETTVWTPPENTDHSADLWAPELHFLAGKWYIYVAAAQKGVDDSNRMFVLENDNADPTQGTWNFKGKIADPANDQWAIDGSVVTVSNKNYFVWSGWENPTEKYKQYIYLAPMSNPWTISGPRIKISSPTNDWEKWEPAFLGAGVNEAPVMLQRDANSPLFIIFSASRYSSDHYCLAQIQLKTGSDPALAENWINKKQVFVKSDKNAVYGPGHNGFFTSSHTDKNGTVKTENWFIYHARSMPNDPGQARTTRMQQLSWKADGSPDFGTANSTGINLPCPINEQ; encoded by the coding sequence ATGAGAAACAGATTTTTTATCCTGATGGCTGCAGGGCTTCCGCTCTTCACCACAGCCTGTCAGAAAAGTTCTCAGGGAGATACTATTCTCACCACACAGGGCACGGTGGTGAAGTATTTTCAAAACCCATTGCTCAATGGCGATCATGCCGATCCTTTTGTAGCCCAGAAAAATGGAAACTATTATTTTCTTTCAACTAAAGGTAACCGTGTGGCAATAGCTAAAACAACGGCCATGTCGCAACTCGCTGCTGCTACTGAAACCACAGTTTGGACCCCACCTGAAAATACCGATCATTCTGCCGACCTATGGGCACCCGAGTTACATTTTTTAGCGGGAAAATGGTATATTTATGTTGCTGCAGCACAAAAGGGTGTAGATGATAGTAACCGCATGTTTGTGCTTGAAAATGATAACGCAGATCCTACCCAGGGTACCTGGAATTTCAAAGGTAAAATTGCCGATCCGGCAAATGATCAGTGGGCAATAGATGGTTCTGTGGTTACAGTAAGCAATAAAAACTATTTCGTCTGGTCGGGCTGGGAAAATCCAACAGAGAAATATAAACAATATATCTACCTCGCGCCCATGTCGAACCCCTGGACCATCAGCGGGCCGAGAATCAAGATCTCATCACCAACAAACGACTGGGAAAAATGGGAACCCGCTTTTCTTGGTGCAGGAGTAAACGAAGCACCGGTTATGCTACAACGCGACGCCAACAGCCCCTTATTTATCATTTTCTCGGCCAGCAGATACAGCAGTGACCATTACTGCCTGGCCCAGATCCAGTTGAAAACCGGCAGCGACCCCGCACTTGCAGAAAACTGGATCAACAAAAAACAGGTATTTGTAAAGAGTGATAAAAATGCGGTCTATGGGCCTGGACATAATGGTTTTTTTACCAGTAGCCACACCGATAAAAACGGCACGGTGAAAACCGAAAACTGGTTTATCTATCACGCCCGCAGCATGCCAAATGATCCCGGACAGGCCAGAACGACAAGAATGCAGCAGCTTTCCTGGAAGGCAGATGGATCACCTGATTTCGGAACCGCCAACAGTACGGGGATAAACCTCCCCTGTCCCATCAACGAACAATAG
- a CDS encoding Crp/Fnr family transcriptional regulator produces the protein MFEILIKHIRDKVDLNQTDLILLKTFFTGKRLKRKAFLLREGEICNHLAFVSSGILKSFVSDEKGQERINLFAFEGWWISDFNSFINREKALLNISAIENAELLLISFDDYEALTLQIPLMDRYFRILYQNSLVTKDRRLMISNKSTAMEKYRSLVHHNPDMVKRIPHTLIASYLGLSPETVSRIRKKLLFHE, from the coding sequence ATGTTCGAAATTTTAATAAAACATATTCGTGATAAGGTTGATTTGAACCAAACGGATCTGATCTTGCTGAAAACTTTTTTTACGGGTAAAAGGCTCAAACGGAAAGCATTTTTGTTACGCGAAGGGGAAATCTGCAATCATCTCGCATTTGTAAGCAGCGGCATCCTAAAGTCATTTGTAAGCGATGAAAAGGGTCAGGAACGGATCAATCTTTTTGCTTTTGAAGGCTGGTGGATTTCTGATTTCAATAGCTTTATCAACAGGGAAAAAGCCCTGCTGAATATCAGTGCTATCGAAAATGCCGAATTGCTGCTCATCAGTTTTGATGATTATGAAGCATTAACGCTTCAGATTCCATTAATGGATCGCTATTTCAGAATCCTGTATCAAAATAGTCTGGTTACTAAAGATCGCCGGCTAATGATTTCCAATAAGTCTACTGCAATGGAAAAGTATCGCTCGCTGGTACACCATAATCCCGATATGGTTAAAAGAATACCACATACCCTTATTGCTTCCTATTTAGGATTAAGTCCGGAAACGGTTAGCAGGATAAGAAAAAAGCTATTATTTCATGAATAA
- a CDS encoding DUF6377 domain-containing protein has protein sequence MIKKIFAFIIPLLYVFPVYAQTSKADSLWKVLRLELSTENNYIRQKEQKIARLRNQLSAIATPRYLERYRLLSALFNEYSSFRFDSAITNANKLIALSKQLSDKQYLIQSQMGLATVLVKSGFYKEAFETIAGIDTIGGPGKLHFDYLNLRGMLFDEIAAYDNDAYYARGYRKAARKEFEKAGSLIDPSELEKTINLAFLHGSGQTKQPDAAFYYRYLLNHDLSEHQIAIIATRISHAYSGEDKLMLLTLAAINDIRSATKETFAIFLLGQELFKMNRNDDAYVCMQEALGNAAFYGTRNRAAQIESVLPLIASRLIEEKQHEKEMLWIGIVLFILVAIVLLFQLVLFRKQMIRIEQNDLIITEKNTELEDVNGKLWESSRIKEELIGLFFKTCSSYIETLDKVKRKAQHNIKLGKYQDATQVLGNVHIQKEKTQLFSTLDSVFLTLFPNFVSSFNALLRTDEQIELKEGEMLTASLRIFALIRLGVTDTETIARILDYTVNTVYTYKARMKAKALVPPEQFEEKIMEIKFTDER, from the coding sequence ATGATAAAGAAAATTTTTGCATTTATTATTCCGCTCCTTTATGTGTTTCCCGTTTATGCGCAAACTTCAAAAGCGGACAGTTTATGGAAAGTACTCAGGTTGGAACTTTCAACAGAAAACAATTATATCCGGCAAAAAGAACAAAAGATTGCCAGACTGCGTAACCAGCTTTCGGCCATTGCCACACCCAGGTATCTGGAGCGGTACAGATTGTTATCTGCATTATTTAATGAGTATAGTTCTTTTCGTTTTGATTCTGCTATTACAAATGCTAATAAATTAATTGCGCTTTCAAAACAGCTGAGCGATAAACAATACCTCATTCAAAGCCAGATGGGACTAGCTACAGTTTTGGTAAAGTCGGGCTTTTATAAGGAGGCTTTTGAAACAATTGCTGGAATAGATACCATTGGCGGCCCAGGTAAATTACATTTTGACTATCTAAATTTACGTGGCATGCTTTTCGATGAAATAGCGGCTTACGATAATGATGCATATTATGCCAGGGGCTACCGTAAGGCTGCCCGAAAAGAATTTGAAAAGGCGGGGAGTTTGATTGACCCAAGTGAACTTGAAAAAACCATTAACCTTGCTTTTTTGCATGGCTCCGGGCAAACTAAGCAGCCAGATGCAGCATTTTATTACCGCTATTTGTTGAATCACGATCTATCCGAACACCAGATTGCGATCATCGCCACCAGAATCAGTCATGCCTATTCAGGCGAGGATAAATTGATGTTGCTTACGCTTGCGGCAATTAACGATATCCGGTCGGCAACGAAGGAAACCTTTGCCATATTTTTGCTGGGGCAGGAACTGTTTAAAATGAACAGGAATGATGATGCTTATGTATGTATGCAGGAGGCGCTCGGTAATGCCGCTTTTTATGGAACCAGAAACAGGGCAGCACAGATCGAGTCGGTATTACCGCTCATTGCAAGCAGGTTGATAGAGGAAAAACAGCATGAAAAGGAAATGCTTTGGATTGGAATTGTGCTGTTTATTCTGGTGGCCATTGTATTGCTTTTCCAGTTGGTGCTTTTCCGCAAACAGATGATCCGGATTGAACAGAACGATCTGATCATTACAGAGAAGAATACAGAACTTGAAGATGTAAATGGCAAATTGTGGGAATCATCACGAATCAAGGAAGAACTCATTGGCCTGTTTTTTAAAACCTGTTCTTCCTACATCGAAACGCTCGATAAAGTAAAACGCAAAGCGCAGCACAACATTAAATTAGGAAAATATCAGGATGCCACCCAGGTGCTGGGAAATGTGCACATACAAAAAGAGAAAACCCAGCTGTTTAGTACCCTGGATAGCGTTTTTCTGACCCTTTTTCCGAACTTTGTTTCCTCTTTTAATGCACTTTTAAGGACCGATGAACAGATTGAGTTAAAGGAAGGGGAAATGCTCACCGCCTCGCTCCGTATTTTTGCACTGATCCGTTTAGGGGTTACCGATACGGAAACCATTGCCCGCATACTGGATTATACGGTAAATACGGTGTATACCTATAAGGCTCGTATGAAAGCAAAAGCATTGGTGCCTCCGGAGCAGTTTGAGGAAAAGATTATGGAAATTAAATTTACAGATGAACGCTGA
- a CDS encoding TonB-dependent receptor, whose amino-acid sequence MRKLLHYNKGRAAAGSLGFRKVFFIMMICCCSAALVHASTAKKNMPDIFSVNYALRDIEVRGTVTDTSGVGLPGVVVSIKGRTGYGVVTDVNGGYLIKVPEDATLVYSMVGFIRQEVTVSSRGFIAVKLRQNQAMLEDVVVVGYGTQQKNNVTGALTSVSSKELLRTPTASLTNSLAGRLPGLLTIQSSGEPGADGSALYIRGFGTYQGKSPLVLVDGIENSIDGIDANDVETVSVLKDAAATAVYGMKGANGVVLVTTKRGKTGKPLISLTAQTSQQRPFNMPEYLDSFDALTLFREALNNDGLNANLYTDAYLNKFRDRSNPTYQYLYPNVKWTEELIKPSSMMSQANLNVNGGSSTARYFVSMAYLKQDGLYKYDDLNAYNINAVMNKYNFRSNIDIDLLPTLKLELNLSDIVRDRNYPTETASAFWSEIRNTPAYLYPLTNPNGSVSGQKDSPANPYGRLTQFGYGRFFENTLSSIIGFTLKLPFVTEGLSFRTRFAYDAQNFRNITRQRNYSTYRFITNENETDLSKGRYEELTTGDGLLGFAIAANGSRKSTFESYLNYDRTFAQKNVVSGMLRYNQSQSFLATATADGAIAALPYKQLGIVGRVNYSFDRRYVLEFDAGYNGSENFMKGRRMGFFPAASAGWIISNEQFMKDSKVVSLLKLRGSYGIVGVDNSVGRFAYLSTWQTGNGSGYRFGLAADGDGYSGAQESATGNSFLTWEQSKKTNIGVDFELFKGQIAFTGDVFTERRSQILTTAAIIPNVTGVQNLPAINAGIVDNKGFEGEITFRKRFGSHNLMLRGSYSYATNRIQYAAEPIYALPYRGLKGTQINEAYGLTALGLFKDAADIAASPTQQFGAVRPGDIKYFDRNNDGVINSQDEGYLGQVTTPKSILGLTVSYTYQNFDLNVLFQGAAGGKLWLTGTSAWAFASNSSVLADYMDGRWTIQNPDPNAKWPRLSSSNNVNNNQNSTFWLRSSNYVRLKNVEVGYTLPKTWIKKIGLTNIRAFATGSNIFTWSEMKIFDPERTNGFGDYPQMRVINLGINASL is encoded by the coding sequence ATGAGAAAACTTTTACACTACAATAAAGGAAGAGCTGCTGCCGGAAGCCTTGGTTTCCGTAAAGTGTTCTTCATCATGATGATCTGCTGTTGTTCTGCTGCCCTTGTGCATGCCAGCACGGCTAAAAAAAATATGCCTGACATATTTTCTGTTAACTATGCATTGAGAGATATCGAAGTCAGAGGAACCGTAACCGACACCAGCGGGGTCGGCCTGCCCGGCGTAGTGGTTAGCATAAAAGGCCGCACTGGCTATGGTGTAGTTACCGACGTTAATGGTGGCTACCTGATCAAAGTTCCTGAAGATGCAACGCTGGTATATAGCATGGTGGGTTTTATCCGGCAGGAAGTCACCGTCAGTTCACGCGGATTTATTGCGGTTAAGCTGCGCCAGAACCAAGCCATGTTAGAAGATGTGGTGGTAGTAGGTTACGGTACCCAACAGAAAAATAACGTTACCGGTGCACTTACTTCGGTGAGCTCAAAAGAACTGTTGCGCACCCCAACCGCCAGTCTGACCAACAGCCTTGCCGGACGTTTACCCGGTCTTTTAACCATACAGAGCAGTGGCGAGCCCGGGGCCGACGGCTCTGCGCTTTACATCCGTGGGTTTGGTACCTACCAGGGCAAAAGCCCCCTGGTGTTGGTTGATGGGATTGAGAACAGTATTGATGGTATTGATGCGAACGATGTAGAAACGGTGAGCGTTTTAAAAGATGCAGCTGCCACAGCTGTTTACGGTATGAAGGGTGCAAATGGAGTTGTACTGGTTACGACTAAACGGGGAAAAACAGGTAAACCACTTATTTCACTTACCGCACAGACTTCGCAACAACGTCCGTTCAATATGCCAGAATACCTTGACTCATTCGATGCGCTAACCTTGTTTAGGGAAGCCCTGAATAATGACGGATTGAATGCCAACCTTTACACCGATGCCTACCTGAATAAATTCCGCGACCGCAGTAATCCAACCTATCAATACCTATATCCGAATGTGAAATGGACAGAAGAACTGATCAAGCCCTCATCCATGATGAGCCAAGCTAACCTCAATGTTAACGGAGGCTCTTCAACGGCCAGGTATTTTGTATCCATGGCCTATTTAAAACAGGATGGATTGTACAAATACGATGACCTCAATGCCTACAATATCAATGCAGTAATGAATAAATACAACTTCAGAAGCAACATTGATATTGATCTTTTGCCTACACTAAAGTTGGAGCTCAATCTTTCAGACATTGTTCGCGATCGAAACTATCCGACAGAAACGGCAAGCGCATTCTGGTCTGAAATACGCAATACACCAGCTTATCTTTATCCTTTAACAAATCCAAACGGTTCGGTGTCCGGGCAAAAAGATTCACCGGCCAATCCTTACGGCCGTTTAACTCAGTTTGGATATGGACGCTTTTTTGAAAATACCTTAAGCTCAATTATCGGATTTACCCTAAAATTGCCCTTTGTTACCGAAGGACTAAGTTTTAGAACACGCTTTGCTTACGATGCGCAGAACTTCAGAAACATTACCCGACAACGCAATTATTCTACCTACAGGTTTATCACGAACGAAAATGAAACGGACTTGAGCAAAGGCAGGTATGAAGAACTGACCACAGGTGATGGTTTGCTCGGTTTCGCCATCGCTGCCAACGGTAGCCGTAAATCGACCTTTGAAAGTTACCTGAACTATGACCGGACATTTGCGCAGAAAAATGTGGTTTCGGGGATGCTCCGGTATAACCAGTCGCAAAGTTTCCTGGCCACGGCCACGGCTGATGGCGCCATCGCTGCCTTACCCTATAAACAATTAGGAATAGTAGGTAGGGTTAATTATTCATTTGACAGGCGTTATGTGCTGGAATTCGATGCGGGCTATAATGGTTCAGAGAACTTTATGAAGGGGCGGCGCATGGGCTTTTTCCCGGCGGCCTCTGCCGGATGGATCATATCTAACGAGCAGTTTATGAAAGATTCTAAAGTGGTAAGCCTATTGAAATTAAGGGGGTCTTATGGTATAGTAGGTGTTGATAACAGTGTTGGCCGCTTTGCCTACCTCAGTACCTGGCAAACCGGTAACGGCAGTGGCTACCGCTTCGGTCTGGCGGCAGATGGAGATGGCTACTCCGGTGCTCAGGAAAGTGCCACCGGGAATTCATTTCTCACTTGGGAACAGTCAAAAAAAACCAATATTGGTGTAGATTTCGAATTATTTAAAGGGCAGATCGCTTTTACCGGTGATGTTTTTACCGAAAGGCGCTCGCAGATCCTGACCACGGCAGCCATCATTCCAAATGTAACGGGTGTTCAAAATTTACCTGCCATCAATGCGGGTATTGTAGACAACAAAGGTTTTGAAGGGGAAATTACCTTCCGCAAACGTTTCGGCAGCCACAACCTGATGTTACGGGGCTCCTATTCTTATGCCACCAACCGGATACAATATGCTGCCGAGCCGATATATGCATTGCCATACCGGGGATTAAAAGGTACGCAGATCAATGAAGCTTACGGCCTCACTGCACTTGGCTTATTTAAAGATGCAGCAGATATTGCTGCAAGCCCTACCCAGCAATTTGGTGCCGTTCGCCCGGGTGATATCAAATACTTTGACCGAAACAATGACGGTGTGATTAATAGTCAGGATGAAGGTTATCTGGGCCAGGTAACCACCCCAAAATCAATTTTGGGTTTAACGGTGTCCTACACTTATCAAAACTTTGACCTGAATGTCCTTTTCCAGGGTGCTGCCGGAGGAAAACTCTGGTTAACCGGTACTTCCGCATGGGCTTTCGCCAGCAACAGCTCTGTGCTGGCCGACTATATGGACGGACGTTGGACCATCCAGAATCCTGACCCAAATGCCAAATGGCCAAGATTATCTTCATCCAACAATGTAAATAACAACCAAAACTCAACCTTCTGGCTTAGATCATCCAATTATGTAAGGCTTAAAAATGTGGAGGTAGGATACACATTGCCCAAAACCTGGATCAAAAAAATCGGACTCACCAATATCAGGGCCTTTGCCACCGGATCAAATATTTTTACCTGGTCTGAAATGAAGATTTTCGATCCGGAGCGAACCAATGGCTTTGGAGACTATCCTCAAATGCGCGTAATCAACTTAGGAATAAATGCTTCATTGTAA